From Mycobacterium cookii:
AACCCGTCGACCCAGGGAGGGTGATACCCGCACCGTCGGTCAACAACGGCATGAATCCGATACCGGCAGATCGGCTGGCGGTGCCACCGTCGCTGACCAACGATCCACTCCAGCGGCCCGGATCGGGCCACGTGCAGTGCAACGGGCAGCAGCCGAACCCGTGCATCTACACCCCGGCCGCTCCGTCGGCGATCTACCTACCGTCCAGCGGCGAGATCGTGGGTCCCGACGGCGCGAAGTACTCGCTGGAAGATTCGCGCCATACCGGCGACGGCGGATGGAAGGACATGCTCGCGCCGGCAGGCTGAGGTCACTGCGCGGGAATCTTGACGGCCCCCGAGCGTTGAACCTGCTATTGCCACCCAAGGAGATCTCACCATGACCAGTCGGCCCGTTCTAGAACCCACCGCCGAGCATCCGATCACGATCAACCCGACCGGAGCGCGGGTGGTGGTTCGGGTCAACGGCGAAGTCGTCGCTGATACCCGTGCCGCCCTGCAACTGCAGGAATCCACTTACCCTGCCGTGCAATACATTCCGCTCGACGATGTCGTGCAAGACCGCCTCGCGCGAACCGACACCAGCACGTACTGCCCGTATAAGGGCGAGGCCGGCTACTACAGCGTGACGACCGCCGCGGGCGAGACCGTCGACGACGCGATATGGACCTACGAGCAGCCGTACCCGGCGGTGGCCGCGATCGCCGGCCACGTGGCGTTCTACCCCGACAAGGCCGACGTCAGCATCGAGCGCGGCTAAGCGATCGCCGGACCGAACACCCGGGCAGCGAGCTCGGTGTCGCTGTACTCGCGCAGCGACACGATCAGTCCGTCGTGCGTTTCGAAGATGAAGACGGCGGGGGTGTCGTAGCGCAGGCCGTCGGCGGTCCGGCCGTCGATTTCGGCTTCGATCACCACACAGTCGCCGTCGTTGAAGCACTGGATGAAGTCCAAGCTCAGCTCGACGCGGCTTTTGCGCCGATCGACCTCATCGCGCCACGCCGCTTTGCCGACCGGATGCCGCGTCGCGATGCTCCAGTAGGTGAAGTCGTCACTGAGCAGCTCGAAGCACTCGTCGATGTCGCCGCCGTCGCACAGGCACTGCAGGAACATCCACGCCAGCTCGGCCTGCGGATCGTCGAACGGCGTGTTCACCGGCGCCGCTCCTCCGCATCGCTGCGCTCTGCATCGTCGGCTGGCGCGTTCACCAGGTCATCCTGCGCGCACAAACCGCAAGTGGTCAATCGCCTTGCCCGACCTATGATCGACCTGTACAAGCGGCTGCGGCGTCCGGCGGGAGCACATAGTGAGTAGCGCTCGCACGGTGACCTTCCCCAGCGCGGTCAGTCCCAGGACCACCCTGTTCCCGTTGCGCCGAGGCCCCGGTGACCCGTGCTTCCAGGTCGACGGCGACGGCGCGATCTGGCGAACCAGCCTCCTGTACAGCGGATCTGTCACGGCGCGCATCACCCGCGCCGCGGCCAACGCGGTGGAGTGCACCGCCTGGGGAAGCGGCGCCGACGAGTTCCTCGACGCCCTTCCCGCGCTGCTCGGCGCCGACGACGATCCGTCGGATTTCACGCCGGTCCACCCGATCGTCGTCGACGCGCACCGGCGGGTGCCGCACCTGCGACTCGGGCGCACCGGTCACGTGCTGGAGGCGTTGATCCCGGCGATCCTCGAGCAACGGGTGCAGGGCAAGGATGCGTTCCGTGCCTGGCGTCTGCTGGTGACCAAATTCGGCACTCCCGCACCCGGACCCGTGCCGGCCCGAATGCGGGTCCCGCCGCCCGGCGAAGTGTGGCGATACATCCCGTCGTGGGAGTTCCACCGCGCCAACGTCGATCCAGGACGGGCCCGCACCGTGGTCGGCTGCGCGCAGCGGGCATCGTCATTGCAACGGCTCACCTCGCGCCCGGCCGAACAGGCCCGCGAGGCATTGATGTCGCTGCCCGGCGTCGGGATCTGGACGGCGGCCGAGACAGCGCAGCGCGCCTTCGGCGACCCCGACGCACTCTCGGTCGGCGACTACCACGTCCCGAAGATGATCGGCTGGACATTGCTGGGCCGGCCGATCGACGACGCCGAGATGGTCGAACTCCTCGAACCGATGCGGCCGCACCGGCATCGGGTGGTCCGATTACTGGAGGCGAGCGGACTGGCCTACGAGCCGCGACGCGGCGCGCGATTGCCGCTGCAGGACATTCGCGCGCTCTGATCGTCCCGAGGTTATGACTCCGCGGTGTTGGGGTATGCGGCCGTAGACCGTTCAGATACTTAAGGAAGATCACCATGACGCAGTTCACCGTTCCCGGTTTGACCGACCAGCAGGCAATCAAGGTCGCCGACCTGCTGCAGAAGCAGCTGAGCACCTACAACGACCTCCACCTGACGTTGAAGCACGTTCACTGGAATGTGGTCGGCCCCAACTTCATTGGCGTGCACGAAATGATCGACCCGCAAGTGGAATTGGTGCGCGGGTACGCCGACGAGGTCGCCGAACGAATCGCGACACTGGGCGGATCACCGCAAGGAACACCGGGGTCGATTCTCAAAGACCGCACCTGGGACGACTATTCGGTCGGCCGTGACACCGTGCAGGCCCACCTTGCCGCGCTCGACCTGGTCTACAACGGCGTGATCGAGGACACCCGCAAGGGCATCGCAGTGACCGACAAGCTCGATCCGGTGACTCAGGACATCCTGATCGGCCACTCCGCGGAGCTGGAGAAGTTCCAGTGGTTCGTGCGTGCACACCTGGAGAACGCCGGCGGGCAGCTGTCGCACGAGGGCTCGTCGAGCGAGCAAGGCGCGGCGAAAGCGGTCAAGCAGAAGAGCTGAGTCCCAGGCGCCTCAAAGCGCGGACAGCATGCCCGGAATAAACGGACCGTAGTCCGGTTATATCGGGTAATTCCAGCTACGAGGAGGCCCGAGATGCCCGCGGTAACCGCAGACACGTTGACCCTGCCGCGGGTGTCCGCGGCTCATCCGACCGACACCGAGCGTCCGATCCGCTCGGTCACAACCGGGCCGCGCGGCCACGAGGGCGAGGGATTCCCCGTGGTCCGCGCGTTCGCCGGCGTCAGCGCCGCCTCGTTGGACCCGTTCGTGCACATGGACCAGATGGGCGAGGTGGAGTATCAGCCTGGTGAACCCAAAGGCACCGACTGGCACCCACACCGCGGATTCGAGACCGTCACATACATGATCGACGGCCGGTTCCAGCACCAGGACTCCCACGGCGGCGGCGGGCTCATCGGCGACGGCGCGACCCAGTGGATGACGGCAGGGTCCGGCATCCTGCACATCGAAACTCCCCCAGTCGAACTCGTCGAGAGCGGAGGGTTGTTCCACGGCGTTCAGCTCTGGGTCAACCTCCCGAAGAAGGACAAATTCGTCACTCCCCGGTACCAGGCGATCGAGGGC
This genomic window contains:
- a CDS encoding Dps family protein, whose product is MTQFTVPGLTDQQAIKVADLLQKQLSTYNDLHLTLKHVHWNVVGPNFIGVHEMIDPQVELVRGYADEVAERIATLGGSPQGTPGSILKDRTWDDYSVGRDTVQAHLAALDLVYNGVIEDTRKGIAVTDKLDPVTQDILIGHSAELEKFQWFVRAHLENAGGQLSHEGSSSEQGAAKAVKQKS
- a CDS encoding pirin family protein, with the translated sequence MPAVTADTLTLPRVSAAHPTDTERPIRSVTTGPRGHEGEGFPVVRAFAGVSAASLDPFVHMDQMGEVEYQPGEPKGTDWHPHRGFETVTYMIDGRFQHQDSHGGGGLIGDGATQWMTAGSGILHIETPPVELVESGGLFHGVQLWVNLPKKDKFVTPRYQAIEGTDVALLSSDDGGALIRVIAGQLDGHRGPGVTHTPITMAHATIQPGARINIPWNRTYNALVYVLAGRGSVGSVAHPILPRQLAVLGPGDRITISAEATQESRVSALEVLILGGEPIREPVVHYGPFVMNTKAELIQALDDFQAGKFGHVPPDGLMPHRRTSSPAS
- a CDS encoding DUF427 domain-containing protein — encoded protein: MTSRPVLEPTAEHPITINPTGARVVVRVNGEVVADTRAALQLQESTYPAVQYIPLDDVVQDRLARTDTSTYCPYKGEAGYYSVTTAAGETVDDAIWTYEQPYPAVAAIAGHVAFYPDKADVSIERG
- a CDS encoding nuclear transport factor 2 family protein, whose translation is MFLQCLCDGGDIDECFELLSDDFTYWSIATRHPVGKAAWRDEVDRRKSRVELSLDFIQCFNDGDCVVIEAEIDGRTADGLRYDTPAVFIFETHDGLIVSLREYSDTELAARVFGPAIA
- a CDS encoding DNA-3-methyladenine glycosylase family protein; this translates as MVSSARTVTFPSAVSPRTTLFPLRRGPGDPCFQVDGDGAIWRTSLLYSGSVTARITRAAANAVECTAWGSGADEFLDALPALLGADDDPSDFTPVHPIVVDAHRRVPHLRLGRTGHVLEALIPAILEQRVQGKDAFRAWRLLVTKFGTPAPGPVPARMRVPPPGEVWRYIPSWEFHRANVDPGRARTVVGCAQRASSLQRLTSRPAEQAREALMSLPGVGIWTAAETAQRAFGDPDALSVGDYHVPKMIGWTLLGRPIDDAEMVELLEPMRPHRHRVVRLLEASGLAYEPRRGARLPLQDIRAL